Below is a genomic region from Drosophila albomicans strain 15112-1751.03 chromosome 2R, ASM965048v2, whole genome shotgun sequence.
aacgaaaacgaaaacgaaaaggaaaaggaatGGGTAAAGGAAAGGGGCTGGGCGGGCGGTTGTTTGGCTATCAATGAACTTGTCAATTGGATTTGGTTTTCGCTGATGCGAGGCGAAATGGACAAAATCGCAGCTATGTTATGTTAGGTTCAGGGTTATTTTAAcagctaattgaatttttgcaaCACGCTGTTGACAGCTGCtacagccgcagcaacaaatGCGGCCAACGAGAAGTCGCATAAATGCTCTacttgctgcaactgcaattgctgcGATGTGGCAAGGGGCAAGGGGCACCTTCAAGTCGCAAATAGTCGGCAACGAGACAGCTCAATTCATAAGCCAATGAAAACGTGTTAAGTACATAAAAAGTGCTcgataatttattaaagtaaCACGGACAACCGACGAGTGAGGAAAGGGAAAAGAGGCCAGGAAGGTTATTTGGTTGTGTCGATTGTGTTGTATCATTTGGGTTAGGCTCGTGTGTGCACAGCATtggaaatgaattgaattgtgtTATATTGAAATGTTGCAGATGCAAAGATAAAGTATTACATGCAAATGAAAACGACAACGCGTTTAAagtaaatgaaacaaaataaaaccgTTTAAATTACAACGCCaaatcaacaataacatcaTCCACAACGAATATTATTAACGTCGACAACAGGAGTAACAACTATAAGCTAACAAAATGCCCATCGTAGGACAGCAGTATGCCAATGGATTTCGTCCTTACAGCTCATTTCGAGTGCCTCGCAGCagttgtggcaacaacagcaacaccaactccaccaacaacaacagtaatcAAAATGGTGCCAACAGAACGTCGAGTAAGACGACAActgtcagcagcaacagtaaaaaTAACACAGCCTTAAGCTCTTCCTGctcgtcatcatcatctctCAATCAGCAGGGAGGCAATATgggaagcaacaacagcaacagcagttttAGCAGACAGCAACCATGGAGAAGCAGCTACTGCAGTAGCAATCATCGCAGGTTGCATCAGGAGCcgctgcaacagttgcagctgaagcagcaacagcagctgcaacaggaGCGCAATGTGAAGCCGTTGACACCAAAGCTGATCAGGCGCATTGAGAACACGTGTGCTTCCTCTAACACCGCTGCCACAGTCTCGAGCTCCCGCTACGGAAAAGCCAAAGCGCCTGCGCCTCCAGCGAATCCTTCACAGACAGCTGCCAGGCAGCGGACAACGAATCAAAGTGCGTTGTCAAAGTCGCAGGCCGTGAATCAATCACAAAAGCGCGCCTACCAAGCCGCCAGCAACCTCACTCATCGGGGCGCCAAGGAGAATTGTCCGGCGAGGAATACTCTGCGCTCCAGCAAGAATTATCCGGCTCCAATGCCGCCACAGCAGACGCagccaacacaacaacagccgcGAAAGCTGCAAAATGATCTCACACCATTAGCGCAACGCAGACAATTACCGGCGACGCCTAAGTTGAGCCTTAGACAGCgcacagttgcagctgctggcaCTGAGGGAGGCGCCTCCTCGACGGGTTCAAGTGATTCCCACGATTCGCCCAGACTGAAAAAAGCATACTCGAAAAAGTTTCCCCAGGGATTGCCGTTTGAAGACGAGTTCTACGGCTGTCGTAATCGCTCCTACTCGCAATCCTCCAGCAACTATAGTTTCTACAGTTCCGTGGGAGCGCCAGCGACTCCtcatgatgatgacgacgaggATGATGAGTTCCAGCGCAAGCCATCCACAGATGATGCGCTTTATGTGGACTTCTCCAAGGTGGTACACAGTCACAAGCAACAACGACAGTATGTGCCAGCCAGCTCCTGGATACGCGCTTCTCCCGATCACGATCACGATAATGACGAGCTGCACAATGCAGTCACACTAACTCCGACCCAACAGCGACGCAAGAGCGCCAAGTATGCGCGATCCATGCACGAGTATCTCTACAGCGATGACAACCACTCGACCACGACCACAACGACaccgaaaacaaaacatcGACTCCCTGTCGTCGAGGAGCCCGAGGATGGCTATTATAGCTACGCAGCCGGCACTCCTGACCCACAGACTCCGCCCCTGCCTGTGGACAAAACGGATATCTATGTGGCCGCAGCATCGTGGGCACCCAAGCCGCTCTATCCTGACCGCGTTTTGCTGCCCCACGCCGATTCCAACAACAATCGCAGTGATCACAGAagcaaccaacagcagcatcagcaaacGCGACGTCGCTCTGAGCACTTGGGTTCCACGACGTGTGAGTATACGTGAGTATCTTCCATGGAGCTCCATGCGGAAACTGCAGCTATATTCAAGTGCTGACCACCGGAGCATGTTTAAGCTCTtgcctttttgcttttttcctcttgcctgctcttgctgctgacTAAGCGTTCTGTCTGTCAGCACTTCAAATTCAAGTCGTTCTCCACTCGTCGGTTGGCGTTGTGCCGCTATACCTCAAGATCTCTCTGCCAAATTTGGTCAAGCACCGCCGCCCCTACTTATAAAATTTGCGTCAAGCCCCAACTgaactcgactcaactcatTAGGCAATCTTAGCGCCGGTTCAGTTGGACAACGCTCGAAAGTATTTGGTGTTCTACGTGCCGATGGCGTTGAATATGTGCTTGGCACACTTCAGGGGCCAGAGTGCGAGTTGTTCAGTTCAGTTATGACCTCATTGTTATTGGGAAATCGAATTGTAGCCAGCTGATCAAGTTTGTCAATATCAGGAAACCATTTGGACTTCGCTTCTTTTTTAATGTATGATGATAGGATTCTTTTAGGTAGTCTTGAAGCTGCCAACTAAGATTATTTGTTATTAGAGCGCTCTTAACTGTTTTATGTGTTATCTGAAGAATCTTTGAAATGTCCTTTAGTGGAATATTTGGATTAAATTCCCTGCTCTTTAGCTGTTCTCTGCGCATTACTTTGTTTGACTAGAGGCTACAACTCgcttctgttttgcttttgagcTCGTTTATCTGACGTTTATCGCGCTCCAAAACAAATCGGAAAACCGGACCTGTCTCCGTATACCATATACGCTCATAATTGATGCGACTACcgccggcaacaacaacaccaacagcaacagcaatcaaactgaggcagcaacaacaatgaagtTGTCTCCATGCTCTCGACTCTGTCTTGACTTTTGAGTTCACTATTCTCGAGCAGTTCCGACAACTGCAAGGTAGCCCGAAAATTTACACATGCAACTTTGAGATTTGAGTGCTTCGAGTGGCTGCCCCTCTCCCCGCTCCCCCCTCTCCTAGTCCAAAGTCGCCATTTGACTGCGCGCTGGGGAAATGTTTTATGTGAaatgatttgtatttgtttttattatttttattttgatttttattgacttCCTATTTAAGCATGCACCCAAAAGGTGATTGACtacagacagcaacaacagaaagcaccacaataacaacaacacttaTGCAGTATCGAATTATCTTTTAGAATTCTCTTTGTgtatatcacaaaaattgaatttacttcCTTTTTCAGTTGTTGCTGGGATCTCAAAACGATCGAAATTGAAcgaacttttttgttttgtttcactcgcgttttttcgttgttgattTCGCTTaactgtttgtttttgttaactGTAATGGCCGGCTTCGGCTTCGACACTCCGCCTGACCAGTCGGGGAGAGCTCTGTGCACATTGTTGACAGTACGCGGAGGGTAGAGTATTGAGTGTACACTGTACAGTGTACAGTATACATTACATTACGTTCATTGAACCTCGAGAGACGCGTGCGATCTTTACTTGGATAATGGACGCCTGCATAACTGGCAAgcgaacagacagacggacagatggacagacagacagactggcAGACTTGGAGACTCAATGGTGTCGCTGACTCAGCGAACGCTGCCTCTACTCCTTACATTGAAGCTCGCCCTGACGCATAAAGCGAAATCTTTGCGGCAAATTGTCTGCTGTTGTCTCTTTTATTTGCAATGCTCTCGTTTTGTTTGATCAATTGGGTGTCTGTGTTGTCATGTTGACTGTTGACTGTTGTCTTGTGTGCGCAGACGCAACCAACCAATGACCTTGGCGATTGCTAAACTCAAAGGCTCGCCGCTTCACGCCACGCCGCCCGCCCTTGATTCGCCTTGTCTCGTTTCGCTTTGCCACCCAGatcaatttgcataatgcCGTTACTCATGTTGGTATTTATTCttcatattatttacaatatttgtaaCGGCATTTTGTATTGTCATTTTGCCAAGCTTCATCATAGCTTCATTGACAAAAGCCACGACtcgctgccgttgttgtcATCGCCTATTTGCTTcaagacaaaacaaataattccGGTTTCAAACCTCTCAACTTTTCGCATTTGACCGTTCTCGAATATTAGCTTGAATTTGATTCTACAACTTTTAAATTCTTGGCTAGATCTGAAATCTTGATCTGGGAAAGTTTCCAAAAGAGTTCAACTGAAAATTCATAGCTTGATTATAAAGCTAGAGAACAGTTAGAAACgtatcaaatatttgaattcagATGTCAACTCCTTCTTTGTGTATGTTCGATTTCCATATGTGACGCATGCGTTTGCATTCAGTTCAATTGACGCTCTGAAtcgaacaacaataacaaagcatTTACTCTGAGTattatgcatttatatataaacacTAGCATATGGATACTCATGtgtgctgttgtggttgcttcACGGGAGGGGGTGGGGAGGGGGGGGAGTATGGTTTTGCTTAATGTATTTATGGCATTTTCAGGGTCagcgcaacaaaaatatatatctcgTCGaatcacaacaaataaatgtttgtcGGCTGTTGGCCGCTGGCTGTGTTAACTGCTAGTGGGCTTAAAGTGTCTTGGCTCTGTGCTCTATGTAAATCATACGAAAACTGGTTTTCGAATGATTAATTTCATAACTCAATAGCACAAACTAGCAAGAGCCCCAACAGTCAA
It encodes:
- the LOC117573817 gene encoding serine/threonine-protein kinase Doa isoform X5 → MPIVGQQYANGFRPYSSFRVPRSSCGNNSNTNSTNNNSNQNGANRTSSKTTTVSSNSKNNTALSSSCSSSSSLNQQGGNMGSNNSNSSFSRQQPWRSSYCSSNHRRLHQEPLQQLQLKQQQQLQQERNVKPLTPKLIRRIENTCASSNTAATVSSSRYGKAKAPAPPANPSQTAARQRTTNQSALSKSQAVNQSQKRAYQAASNLTHRGAKENCPARNTLRSSKNYPAPMPPQQTQPTQQQPRKLQNDLTPLAQRRQLPATPKLSLRQRTVAAAGTEGGASSTGSSDSHDSPRLKKAYSKKFPQGLPFEDEFYGCRNRSYSQSSSNYSFYSSVGAPATPHDDDDEDDEFQRKPSTDDALYVDFSKVVHSHKQQRQYVPASSWIRASPDHDHDNDELHNAVTLTPTQQRRKSAKYARSMHEYLYSDDNHSTTTTTTPKTKHRLPVVEEPEDGYYSYAAGTPDPQTPPLPVDKTDIYVAAASWAPKPLYPDRVLLPHADSNNNRSDHRSNQQQHQQTRRRSEHLGSTTCEYTFDESISSSRRRKERSKRSHRKSPVSGRRQHNKYRYRDETSHSSSRRRHRDRAKDERDSGRNNRQSQAKTAKPVIQDDADGHLIYHNGDILHHRYKIMATLGEGTFGRVVKVKDMERDFCMALKIIKNVEKYREAAKLEINALEKIAQKDPHGDHLCVKMIDWFDYHGHMCIVFEMLGLSVFDFLRENNYEPYSLDQVRHMAYQLCYSVKFLHDNRLTHTDLKPENILFVDSEYTSHYNHKINREVRRVKSTDVRLIDFGSATFDHEHHSTIVSTRHYRAPEVILELGWSQPCDVWSIGCILFELYLGITLFQTHDNREHLAMMERILGQIPYRMARKTKTKYFYHGKLDWDEKSSAGRYVRDHCKPLFLCQLNDSEDHCELFNLIKKMLEYEPSSRITLGEALRHPFFDRLPPHQRVGEMGSSKQPLSSGSSSRERSHSLSR
- the LOC117573817 gene encoding serine/threonine-protein kinase Doa isoform X4, which produces MPIVGQQYANGFRPYSSFRVPRSSCGNNSNTNSTNNNSNQNGANRTSSKTTTVSSNSKNNTALSSSCSSSSSLNQQGGNMGSNNSNSSFSRQQPWRSSYCSSNHRRLHQEPLQQLQLKQQQQLQQERNVKPLTPKLIRRIENTCASSNTAATVSSSRYGKAKAPAPPANPSQTAARQRTTNQSALSKSQAVNQSQKRAYQAASNLTHRGAKENCPARNTLRSSKNYPAPMPPQQTQPTQQQPRKLQNDLTPLAQRRQLPATPKLSLRQRTVAAAGTEGGASSTGSSDSHDSPRLKKAYSKKFPQGLPFEDEFYGCRNRSYSQSSSNYSFYSSVGAPATPHDDDDEDDEFQRKPSTDDALYVDFSKVVHSHKQQRQYVPASSWIRASPDHDHDNDELHNAVTLTPTQQRRKSAKYARSMHEYLYSDDNHSTTTTTTPKTKHRLPVVEEPEDGYYSYAAGTPDPQTPPLPVDKTDIYVAAASWAPKPLYPDRVLLPHADSNNNRSDHRSNQQQHQQTRRRSEHLGSTTCEYTFDESISSSRRRKERSKRSHRKSPVSGRRQHNKYRYRDETSHSSSRRRHRDRAKDERDSGRNNRQSQAKTAKPVIQDDADGHLIYHNGDILHHRYKIMATLGEGTFGRVVKVKDMERDFCMALKIIKNVEKYREAAKLEINALEKIAQKDPHGDHLCVKMIDWFDYHGHMCIVFEMLGLSVFDFLRENNYEPYSLDQVRHMAYQLCYSVKFLHDNRLTHTDLKPENILFVDSEYTSHYNHKINREVRRVKSTDVRLIDFGSATFDHEHHSTIVSTRHYRAPEVILELGWSQPCDVWSIGCILFELYLGITLFQTHDNREHLAMMERILGQIPYRMARNHTLYSKTKTKYFYHGKLDWDEKSSAGRYVRDHCKPLFLCQLNDSEDHCELFNLIKKMLEYEPSSRITLGEALRHPFFDRLPPHQRVGEMGSSKQPLSSGSSSRERSHSLSR